One uncultured Alphaproteobacteria bacterium genomic region harbors:
- a CDS encoding conserved hypothetical protein (Evidence 4 : Homologs of previously reported genes of unknown function) codes for MPDLAPALCARIAAEGPLPLETVMAEAVAAYYAEGRAFGRAGDFVTAPEISQVFGELVGVWMALRWIAAGRPPRVVLCECGPGRGTLIADLLRAAQSVPGFADAIELHLVETSAALRATQKTALGGFPARWHDDFAALPTDAPLLLVANEFLDALPVRQMVRRGATWRAVRVGLAEDGLGFVDGPETLPPPDLVAALPPPAEGDVIEHRPAAEAFARDLGHRLAAQGGAALLFDYGPAESGYGDSLQAVRRHACVPLLETPGAADLSAHVDFARVAAAARPAAAFGPAPQGRWLVAMGLRERTAQLAANATPEQARALASGAARLCEAPAMGRLFKALALLPPGADAPEGFGKS; via the coding sequence ATGCCTGATCTCGCCCCGGCCCTCTGCGCACGCATCGCCGCCGAGGGACCGCTGCCGCTCGAAACGGTGATGGCGGAAGCGGTCGCGGCCTACTACGCCGAGGGTCGCGCCTTCGGCCGGGCGGGCGATTTCGTCACCGCGCCGGAGATCTCCCAGGTGTTCGGCGAACTCGTCGGCGTCTGGATGGCGCTGCGCTGGATCGCCGCGGGGCGGCCGCCGCGCGTGGTTCTCTGCGAATGCGGCCCCGGCCGCGGCACGCTGATCGCCGATCTGCTGCGCGCGGCACAGAGCGTGCCGGGATTCGCCGACGCGATCGAACTGCATCTCGTCGAAACCAGTGCCGCGTTGCGCGCCACGCAGAAGACGGCGCTCGGCGGTTTTCCCGCCCGCTGGCACGACGACTTCGCGGCGCTGCCGACCGACGCGCCGCTGCTGCTCGTCGCCAACGAGTTCCTCGACGCCTTGCCGGTGCGCCAAATGGTGCGGCGCGGCGCGACCTGGCGCGCGGTGCGCGTCGGCCTCGCGGAGGACGGACTCGGGTTCGTCGACGGCCCGGAGACGCTGCCGCCGCCCGACCTCGTCGCGGCGTTGCCGCCGCCCGCAGAGGGCGACGTGATCGAACACCGCCCCGCCGCCGAGGCCTTCGCCCGCGATCTCGGCCACCGCCTCGCGGCGCAGGGCGGCGCGGCGCTGCTGTTCGACTACGGCCCGGCGGAAAGCGGCTACGGCGACAGCCTCCAGGCGGTGCGCCGCCACGCCTGCGTGCCGCTGCTCGAAACCCCGGGCGCGGCCGATCTTTCCGCCCACGTCGATTTCGCCCGCGTCGCGGCGGCGGCGCGCCCCGCCGCCGCCTTCGGACCCGCGCCGCAGGGGCGCTGGCTGGTGGCGATGGGCCTGCGCGAGCGCACCGCCCAACTCGCCGCCAACGCCACCCCGGAACAGGCGCGCGCGCTCGCCTCGGGCGCGGCGCGGCTGTGCGAGGCCCCGGCGATGGGCCGCCTGTTCAAGGCCCTGGCGCTGCTGCCGCCCGGCGCGGATGCGCCGGAGGGCTTTGGAAAATCTTGA
- a CDS encoding conserved hypothetical protein (Evidence 4 : Homologs of previously reported genes of unknown function) → MITVSALNDVARVRHAFFTRNGGVSTGLYASLNCGYGSGDAPENVTRNRALAMETMEQPASALVTVSQQHTAEVVTVRTAWEPAAGPVADAMVTDVPGIALGILTADCVPVLFADAEKPIIGAAHAGWKGALGGVLEATVRAMIALGAEPARITAAVGPSISQRSYEVGPEFPRPFADEDAENEQFFAPSRRDGHFMFDLPAYVARKLARQGITEVIRTPCDTCRESDRFFSYRRAVQSGEPDYGRCLSAIVLER, encoded by the coding sequence ATGATTACGGTCTCCGCGTTGAACGACGTCGCCCGGGTGCGGCACGCCTTCTTTACCCGGAACGGCGGCGTTTCGACCGGGCTCTATGCATCCCTCAACTGCGGCTACGGCTCCGGCGACGCGCCGGAGAACGTCACCCGCAACCGGGCTCTGGCGATGGAGACGATGGAACAACCCGCCTCCGCGCTGGTGACCGTCAGCCAGCAACACACCGCCGAGGTCGTCACCGTGCGCACCGCGTGGGAGCCCGCCGCCGGACCGGTCGCCGACGCGATGGTGACCGACGTGCCCGGCATCGCTCTCGGAATCCTCACCGCCGACTGCGTGCCGGTGCTGTTCGCCGATGCCGAAAAGCCGATCATCGGCGCCGCCCACGCGGGCTGGAAGGGTGCGCTCGGCGGCGTGCTGGAGGCGACGGTGCGGGCGATGATCGCCCTCGGCGCGGAACCCGCGCGGATCACCGCCGCGGTCGGGCCGTCGATCTCGCAGCGCTCCTACGAGGTGGGGCCGGAGTTTCCCCGCCCGTTCGCCGACGAGGACGCCGAGAACGAGCAGTTCTTCGCGCCGTCGCGTCGCGACGGACACTTCATGTTCGACCTGCCCGCCTACGTCGCGCGCAAGCTCGCGCGCCAGGGCATCACCGAGGTGATCCGCACGCCGTGCGACACCTGCCGCGAGTCGGACCGTTTCTTCAGCTATCGCCGCGCGGTGCAGTCGGGCGAGCCCGACTACGGGCGCTGTCTGTCGGCGATCGTCCTCGAACGATGA
- a CDS encoding exported hypothetical protein (Evidence 5 : No homology to any previously reported sequences), whose product MRFARLGVLAAAALVAACETPRPFGRDVTGEPEVGLPQTSAEVLCISAFPALSPEMAAALRGALADELVRREILAAPADPCPAAAPQILAWLAAPPENGVAPLMISRPPRDGRAMPPIMVALPLDAPEAAPRWALTLADRLGYRPPRVPSTVSPLETLMGRAPARGGLPPPADAPKPQMEKVFVDLVDGAGSDGNTLLRFAMIGHLRRAGMQPVVKAEDGAPWAVKGTVDVGPARTIGTAEVRRIAIVWTVKDADGRTLGTFEQGNTVPAAALARAWGAAAEAIAAAAAPGIAATIDKARAARDAGTR is encoded by the coding sequence ATGAGGTTCGCTCGGCTCGGCGTCCTCGCGGCCGCGGCGCTGGTCGCCGCGTGCGAGACTCCGCGTCCGTTCGGCCGCGACGTGACCGGCGAGCCCGAGGTCGGCCTGCCGCAGACCTCCGCCGAAGTGCTGTGCATTTCCGCGTTTCCGGCGCTGTCGCCGGAAATGGCGGCCGCGTTGCGCGGCGCGCTCGCCGACGAGCTGGTGCGGCGCGAGATTCTCGCCGCGCCCGCCGACCCCTGCCCCGCCGCCGCACCTCAGATTCTCGCCTGGCTGGCGGCGCCGCCCGAGAACGGCGTCGCGCCGCTGATGATCAGCCGCCCGCCGCGCGACGGCAGGGCGATGCCGCCGATCATGGTCGCCCTGCCGCTCGACGCGCCGGAAGCCGCGCCGCGTTGGGCCCTCACCCTCGCCGACCGCCTCGGCTACCGGCCGCCGCGCGTGCCGTCGACGGTTTCGCCGCTCGAAACCTTGATGGGCCGCGCCCCCGCGCGCGGCGGCCTGCCGCCGCCCGCCGACGCGCCGAAGCCGCAGATGGAAAAGGTGTTCGTGGACCTCGTCGACGGCGCCGGCAGCGACGGCAACACCCTTCTGCGATTCGCGATGATCGGCCACCTGCGGCGCGCCGGGATGCAGCCGGTGGTGAAGGCGGAAGACGGCGCACCCTGGGCGGTCAAGGGCACGGTCGACGTCGGCCCCGCCAGGACGATCGGCACCGCCGAAGTGCGCCGGATCGCGATCGTCTGGACGGTCAAGGACGCCGACGGCCGGACGCTCGGCACCTTCGAACAGGGCAACACCGTGCCCGCCGCCGCCCTCGCCCGCGCCTGGGGAGCGGCGGCCGAAGCGATCGCCGCCGCCGCCGCCCCCGGCATCGCCGCCACCATCGACAAGGCCCGCGCCGCGCGCGACGCCGGAACCCGGTGA
- the prsA gene encoding phosphoribosylpyrophosphate synthase (Evidence 2a : Function of homologous gene experimentally demonstrated in an other organism; PubMedId : 3009477, 9298646; Product type e : enzyme), producing the protein MKVVACNSNRPLAEAIADYMNIELTNASIRRFSDMEIFVEIQENVRGEDVFVVQSTSFPTNDNLMELLIALDALRRGSARRITAVMPYFGYARQDRKTGPRTPISAKLVANLITEAGANRVVTLDLHSGQIQGFFDIPLDNLYSAPVFSKDIKARLGSERPMIVSPDVGGVVRARTLARRIDADLAIIDKRRERAGVSEVMNIIGDVKGRDCIMVDDIVDSAGTLCNAAHALIADGANSVHAYVTHGVLSGAAVERVSKSPLESMIITDSIQATEAVKGSAKLRVLSIAPLLAEAITRVSEERSVSSLFD; encoded by the coding sequence ATGAAAGTCGTCGCCTGCAACAGCAATCGTCCTCTCGCCGAGGCGATCGCCGACTACATGAACATCGAGCTGACGAACGCCAGCATCCGCCGCTTCTCCGACATGGAAATCTTCGTCGAAATCCAGGAGAACGTGCGCGGCGAGGACGTCTTCGTCGTCCAATCGACGTCGTTCCCCACCAACGACAACCTGATGGAGCTGCTGATCGCGCTCGACGCCCTGCGGCGCGGCTCGGCACGGCGCATCACCGCGGTGATGCCCTACTTCGGCTACGCCCGCCAGGACCGCAAGACCGGCCCGCGCACGCCGATCTCGGCGAAGCTCGTCGCCAACCTGATCACCGAGGCGGGCGCCAACCGCGTCGTCACCCTCGACCTGCATTCCGGCCAGATCCAGGGCTTCTTCGACATCCCGCTCGACAACCTCTACTCCGCGCCGGTGTTCTCGAAGGACATCAAGGCGCGCCTCGGCTCCGAGCGGCCGATGATCGTCTCGCCCGACGTCGGCGGCGTGGTGCGCGCCCGCACCCTGGCGCGCCGCATCGATGCCGATCTCGCGATCATCGACAAGCGCCGCGAGCGCGCGGGCGTCTCGGAAGTGATGAACATCATCGGCGACGTGAAGGGCCGCGACTGCATCATGGTCGACGACATCGTCGATTCCGCGGGCACCCTCTGCAACGCCGCCCACGCCCTGATCGCCGACGGCGCCAACTCGGTGCACGCCTACGTCACCCACGGCGTGCTTTCGGGCGCGGCGGTGGAGCGGGTGTCGAAGTCGCCGCTCGAATCGATGATCATCACCGACAGCATTCAGGCGACCGAGGCAGTGAAGGGCAGCGCGAAGCTGCGCGTGCTGTCGATCGCGCCGCTGCTCGCCGAGGCGATCACCCGCGTGTCCGAGGAGCGTTCGGTCTCCAGCCTGTTCGATTGA
- the rplY gene encoding 50S ribosomal protein L25: MKSTTLTAAKRERAGKGAARAVRNQGLVPGVIYGDKQPPVLFSIDPRQLLAQMARPGFWTHQFEIDVDGEKTLTMCQDLQVHPVSDRPIHVDFLRITADSTVEVDVPVKFVNEERSPGIKRGGVLNVVRHEIEVVCKADAIPEVLIADLTGLDVGDSLHISAIALPNGVKPTIDRDFTVATIVAPSGLKSEEAATAETTETTEAKA; the protein is encoded by the coding sequence ATGAAATCCACGACTTTGACCGCTGCGAAGCGGGAACGGGCCGGTAAGGGGGCAGCTCGTGCGGTGCGGAACCAGGGTTTGGTTCCGGGCGTCATCTATGGTGACAAGCAGCCGCCGGTGCTCTTCTCGATCGACCCGCGCCAGCTGCTCGCCCAGATGGCCCGCCCCGGCTTCTGGACCCACCAGTTCGAAATCGATGTCGACGGCGAAAAGACCCTGACGATGTGCCAGGACCTCCAGGTGCATCCGGTCTCCGACCGTCCGATCCACGTCGACTTCCTGCGCATTACCGCCGACTCGACCGTCGAAGTCGACGTGCCGGTGAAGTTCGTCAACGAAGAGCGCTCCCCGGGCATCAAGCGCGGCGGCGTGCTCAACGTCGTCCGTCACGAGATCGAGGTGGTCTGCAAGGCCGATGCGATCCCGGAAGTGCTGATCGCCGACCTGACCGGCCTCGACGTCGGCGACTCGCTGCACATCTCGGCGATCGCCCTGCCGAACGGCGTGAAGCCGACCATCGACCGCGACTTCACCGTCGCCACGATCGTCGCGCCGAGCGGCCTCAAGAGCGAGGAAGCCGCGACCGCCGAGACCACCGAGACGACGGAAGCCAAGGCGTAA
- the pth gene encoding peptidyl-tRNA hydrolase (Evidence 2a : Function of homologous gene experimentally demonstrated in an other organism; PubMedId : 9144799, 9303320; Product type e : enzyme) — translation MRLIVGLGNPGADYARNRHNIGFMAVDAIARRHGISVWKARNQGLAAEGEIAGERVMLLKPQTYMNKSGACVGPTARFFKIPPEHVIVFHDELDLAPGKLRVKKGGGAAGHNGLRSLAELFSNDTRRVRLGIGHPGDKDRVQGHVLSDFAKVEQAWLEPLLDAVAEAAPLLVTGDDAGFATRVALLTQPPKPKKPKPGAPARNSEGDA, via the coding sequence ATGCGACTGATCGTCGGACTGGGCAACCCCGGAGCGGACTACGCCCGCAACCGGCACAACATTGGATTCATGGCGGTGGACGCGATCGCCCGCCGCCATGGGATCTCCGTCTGGAAGGCCCGCAACCAGGGCCTCGCCGCCGAGGGCGAGATCGCGGGCGAGCGGGTGATGCTGCTCAAGCCGCAGACCTACATGAACAAATCGGGCGCGTGCGTCGGCCCGACCGCGCGCTTCTTCAAGATTCCCCCCGAGCACGTGATCGTCTTCCACGACGAACTCGACCTCGCCCCCGGCAAACTGCGGGTCAAGAAGGGCGGCGGCGCCGCCGGCCACAACGGCCTCCGCAGCCTTGCCGAGCTCTTCTCCAACGACACCCGGCGGGTGCGCCTCGGCATCGGCCACCCGGGCGACAAGGACCGCGTGCAGGGCCACGTGCTGTCGGACTTCGCCAAGGTCGAACAGGCCTGGCTGGAACCGCTGCTCGACGCGGTCGCCGAAGCCGCGCCGCTGCTGGTGACGGGCGACGACGCCGGATTCGCCACCCGGGTGGCGCTGCTCACCCAGCCGCCGAAGCCGAAGAAACCCAAACCGGGCGCGCCCGCCCGCAACTCCGAGGGAGACGCCTGA
- the ychF gene encoding putative GTP-binding protein (Evidence 3 : Function proposed based on presence of conserved amino acid motif, structural feature or limited homology; PubMedId : 12837776, 1833189, 7828865, 9298646; Product type pf : putative factor), which translates to MGFNCGIVGLPNVGKSTLFNALTATAAAQAANFPFCTIEPNVGRVAVPDPRLDTLATMAKSQKTIPTQLEFVDIAGLVRGASKGEGLGNQFLANIREVDAIVHVLRCFENDDITHVDGAIDPIRDAETVETELMLADLDSLEKRIVPLQKKAKSGEKDAKAQVDLMEPVLAALREGRPARTVRPADLDSRRAFDRLQLLTGKPVLYVCNVAEEDAAAGNALSAKVAAKAKAEGAASVIVSAAIEAELSQLPDDERAEFLADLGLAEAGLSRVIRAGYALLGLITFFTVGPKEARAWTVRDGAKAPEAAGAIHTDFEKGFIRAETIAFDDFVACQGEQGAKEAGKMRSEGKEYLVKDGDIFHFLFNV; encoded by the coding sequence ATGGGCTTCAATTGCGGCATCGTCGGCCTGCCCAACGTCGGCAAGTCGACCCTGTTCAACGCGCTCACCGCCACCGCGGCGGCGCAGGCGGCGAACTTCCCGTTCTGCACCATCGAGCCCAACGTCGGCCGCGTCGCGGTGCCGGATCCGCGCCTCGACACCCTGGCGACGATGGCGAAGTCGCAGAAGACCATCCCCACCCAGCTCGAGTTCGTCGACATCGCCGGACTGGTACGCGGCGCGTCGAAGGGCGAGGGGCTCGGCAACCAGTTCCTCGCCAACATCCGCGAGGTCGACGCGATCGTCCACGTTCTGCGCTGCTTCGAGAACGACGACATCACCCACGTCGACGGCGCGATCGACCCGATCCGCGACGCCGAAACCGTCGAGACCGAACTGATGCTCGCCGACCTCGACAGCCTCGAAAAGCGCATCGTGCCGCTGCAGAAGAAGGCGAAATCGGGCGAGAAGGATGCGAAGGCGCAGGTCGACCTGATGGAGCCGGTGCTGGCGGCGCTGCGCGAGGGCCGCCCCGCGCGCACCGTCCGCCCCGCCGACCTCGACAGCCGCCGCGCGTTCGACCGCCTGCAGCTCCTCACCGGCAAGCCGGTTCTCTACGTCTGCAACGTCGCCGAGGAGGACGCCGCCGCGGGCAACGCGCTCTCCGCCAAGGTCGCCGCAAAGGCGAAGGCCGAAGGCGCGGCGAGCGTGATCGTCTCCGCCGCGATCGAGGCCGAGCTCTCCCAGCTCCCCGACGACGAGCGCGCCGAGTTCCTCGCCGACCTCGGCCTCGCCGAGGCGGGCCTGTCGCGGGTGATCCGCGCCGGTTACGCACTCCTCGGGCTGATCACCTTCTTCACCGTCGGCCCCAAGGAGGCGCGGGCCTGGACGGTGCGCGACGGCGCCAAGGCCCCCGAGGCCGCGGGCGCGATCCACACCGATTTCGAGAAGGGGTTCATCCGCGCCGAAACCATCGCCTTCGACGATTTCGTCGCCTGTCAGGGCGAACAGGGCGCCAAGGAAGCGGGAAAGATGCGGTCCGAGGGCAAGGAGTACCTCGTCAAGGACGGCGACATCTTCCACTTCCTGTTCAACGTCTAA
- a CDS encoding putative permease of the drug/metabolite transporter superfamily (Evidence 3 : Function proposed based on presence of conserved amino acid motif, structural feature or limited homology) translates to MLLPSASAPVGNIEPPSADDPPRAIAFIVISTVLFAVLWVVVKLLSPRYSVYELTFFRNFFAIIPAVLMLVHYGDFGVLRVKRISGHVWRAVLGITAMMLGFASYTLMPLANAVAISFMSPLVITALSVPLLGEKVGPWRWSAVVVGFVGVLVIVNPGEGFLTTGALVAIGGAAVTALAMITIRQLNRSDKPVAIVFYFALFATLFSALPLPFVWVTPQGWDWALLIGAGLSGGFGQHFMTRAFALAPAAVVSPFNYVSLIWSTAAGWLFWGDLPASNVYFGAAIVIASGLVILWRETRRGVKF, encoded by the coding sequence GTGCTTCTTCCTTCCGCCTCGGCGCCCGTCGGCAACATCGAACCTCCCTCAGCCGACGATCCTCCTCGCGCGATCGCCTTCATCGTCATCTCGACCGTCCTGTTCGCGGTGCTCTGGGTCGTCGTCAAGCTGCTGTCGCCGCGCTATTCGGTCTACGAACTCACCTTCTTCCGCAATTTCTTCGCGATCATTCCGGCGGTGCTGATGCTGGTGCACTACGGCGATTTCGGCGTGCTCCGGGTCAAGCGGATTTCCGGCCACGTCTGGCGCGCGGTGCTGGGCATCACCGCGATGATGCTGGGGTTCGCGTCCTACACCCTGATGCCGCTCGCCAACGCGGTGGCGATCTCGTTCATGTCGCCCCTCGTCATCACCGCGCTGTCGGTGCCGCTGCTGGGCGAGAAGGTGGGGCCGTGGCGCTGGAGCGCGGTGGTGGTCGGCTTCGTCGGCGTGCTGGTGATCGTCAATCCGGGGGAAGGCTTTCTCACCACCGGCGCGCTGGTGGCGATCGGCGGCGCGGCGGTCACCGCGCTCGCGATGATCACCATCCGCCAGCTCAACCGCTCCGACAAGCCGGTGGCGATCGTGTTCTATTTTGCGCTGTTCGCGACCCTGTTCTCGGCGCTGCCGCTGCCGTTCGTGTGGGTCACGCCGCAGGGCTGGGACTGGGCGCTGTTGATCGGCGCGGGGCTTTCGGGCGGGTTCGGCCAGCATTTCATGACCCGCGCGTTCGCGCTCGCGCCCGCCGCGGTGGTGAGCCCGTTCAACTACGTCTCGCTGATCTGGTCGACGGCGGCGGGCTGGCTGTTCTGGGGCGATCTCCCCGCCAGCAACGTTTATTTCGGCGCGGCGATCGTGATCGCCTCGGGGCTCGTCATCCTCTGGCGCGAGACCCGCAGGGGCGTGAAGTTCTGA
- a CDS encoding putative carboxymethylenebutenolidase (Dienelactone hydrolase) (DLH) (Evidence 3 : Function proposed based on presence of conserved amino acid motif, structural feature or limited homology) — protein MGAIVHLTAADGHRFAAYRADPIGTAKGGVVLLHEIYGVNTHIRGLADALADEGYAVRVPALFDRAEKGVELDYSEAGAEHGRSLRDAIGWDAPLKDIAACIQVLRPFGGIAAVGESYGASLGWRAAHALPLAAAVLGSPGHLAAFARETPVCPVLIHFGARDAKTPAELRERIRGVPGVVAFDYDAGHAFTCPHRPGFDLLATRAAERRTYEFLARHLG, from the coding sequence ATGGGCGCGATCGTGCACCTGACCGCGGCGGACGGACATCGGTTCGCCGCCTATCGCGCCGACCCGATCGGCACGGCCAAGGGCGGGGTGGTGCTGCTGCACGAGATCTACGGCGTCAACACCCACATCCGCGGCCTCGCCGACGCCCTCGCCGACGAGGGCTACGCGGTGCGCGTTCCGGCGTTGTTCGACCGCGCCGAGAAGGGCGTCGAGCTCGACTATTCGGAAGCGGGTGCGGAACACGGCCGTAGCCTGCGCGACGCGATCGGCTGGGACGCACCGCTCAAGGATATCGCCGCGTGCATCCAGGTGCTGCGGCCGTTCGGCGGCATCGCCGCGGTGGGCGAGAGCTATGGCGCGAGCCTCGGCTGGCGCGCCGCCCATGCCTTGCCGCTCGCCGCCGCGGTACTGGGCTCGCCCGGACATCTCGCGGCGTTCGCACGCGAAACTCCGGTGTGCCCGGTGCTGATCCACTTCGGCGCGCGCGATGCCAAGACCCCGGCCGAATTGCGCGAACGGATTCGCGGCGTGCCGGGAGTGGTCGCGTTCGATTACGACGCCGGACACGCCTTCACCTGCCCGCACCGTCCGGGCTTCGATCTTCTCGCCACCCGCGCCGCCGAGCGCCGCACCTACGAATTTCTCGCCCGTCATCTGGGATAA
- a CDS encoding exported hypothetical protein (Evidence 5 : No homology to any previously reported sequences) — protein sequence MIRSFVARVLRGPLAVVALAALGGCSVYQGFPRDDVTSVGVAATCGNVMSRDYYDLAYPANSNHGMLVIKDWELAAAARERVKAALPGARVGELEVNSVKLVITDMLRGNAFASAAEQDYARAFSGDVDSYDYLLAIIPSVSGPRNATYKGVGIRSRRGGTFFGTIDSKVEPLEAYAACRAILYDRRSGRARSAFGFASEPLPGDIPATTALDYYPPDTVARFRDPLDRMIRKSVDAIMPQLVADPQPKT from the coding sequence GTGATCCGCTCGTTCGTCGCCCGCGTCCTGCGCGGGCCGCTCGCCGTCGTCGCGCTCGCCGCGCTCGGCGGCTGCTCGGTGTATCAGGGCTTCCCGCGCGACGACGTGACATCCGTCGGCGTCGCGGCAACCTGCGGCAACGTTATGTCGCGCGACTACTACGACCTCGCCTATCCCGCCAACTCCAATCACGGAATGCTCGTGATCAAGGACTGGGAGCTTGCCGCCGCCGCCCGCGAGCGGGTGAAGGCGGCGCTGCCCGGCGCGCGCGTCGGCGAGCTCGAGGTGAATTCGGTGAAGCTGGTGATCACCGACATGCTGCGCGGCAACGCCTTCGCCAGCGCGGCCGAGCAGGACTACGCCCGCGCCTTCTCCGGCGACGTCGACTCCTACGATTACCTGCTCGCGATCATTCCGTCCGTCTCCGGCCCCCGCAACGCGACCTACAAGGGCGTCGGCATCCGGTCGCGGCGCGGCGGCACCTTCTTCGGCACCATCGATTCCAAGGTGGAACCGCTCGAAGCCTACGCGGCCTGCCGCGCCATCCTCTACGACCGGCGCAGCGGCCGTGCGCGCAGCGCCTTCGGCTTCGCCAGCGAACCGCTGCCCGGAGACATCCCGGCCACCACCGCGCTCGACTACTATCCGCCGGACACCGTCGCGCGCTTCCGCGACCCCCTGGACCGGATGATCCGCAAGAGCGTGGACGCGATCATGCCGCAGCTCGTCGCGGATCCGCAGCCGAAGACCTGA
- a CDS encoding Dioxygenase, giving the protein MAANTITGIDHLVVGVKSLAEAVDTYARLGFALTPYGQHEGMGTGNHCIMMPHDYIELVGVSPEAADSELRRRLTKSLESRGNGVMAVAFHTEDGAATHQALVRKGVAAAAPQSVIRTIGTKPQPVRAALSMVRLPEDALVGLSAFVAQHLSPEAVRRPGWMAHPNGAVGLDSLTLIVDDPMAAKDAYESFFGAGVAAITDHTVAVHLGDHTIFLCSADQLTQLHPDVELDDAPKPPAPVAIGIKVRDIEETARVLAANRVGFRMLKEGMIRVPPSETLGTLIEFCEG; this is encoded by the coding sequence ATGGCTGCGAACACCATCACCGGCATCGACCATCTCGTCGTCGGCGTCAAATCCCTTGCGGAAGCGGTGGATACCTACGCGCGCCTGGGCTTCGCGCTCACTCCCTACGGCCAGCACGAGGGGATGGGCACCGGCAACCACTGCATCATGATGCCGCACGACTACATCGAACTGGTGGGCGTCTCTCCCGAGGCCGCCGACAGCGAACTGCGACGCCGTCTGACCAAGTCTCTCGAGTCGCGCGGCAACGGCGTGATGGCGGTGGCCTTCCACACCGAGGACGGTGCCGCCACCCATCAGGCGCTGGTGCGCAAGGGCGTCGCCGCAGCCGCGCCGCAGTCGGTGATCCGCACCATCGGCACCAAGCCGCAGCCGGTACGCGCCGCGCTGTCGATGGTGCGCCTGCCCGAGGACGCGCTGGTCGGTCTGTCGGCGTTCGTCGCTCAGCATCTTTCGCCCGAGGCGGTGCGGCGGCCGGGGTGGATGGCGCACCCGAACGGTGCGGTGGGTCTCGATTCGCTGACCCTGATCGTCGACGATCCGATGGCGGCGAAGGATGCCTACGAAAGCTTCTTCGGCGCCGGCGTGGCCGCGATCACCGACCATACCGTGGCGGTTCACCTCGGCGATCACACCATCTTCCTCTGCTCGGCCGATCAGCTCACCCAGCTCCACCCCGACGTCGAGCTCGACGACGCGCCGAAGCCGCCCGCGCCGGTGGCGATCGGCATCAAGGTGCGCGACATCGAGGAAACCGCGCGGGTTCTGGCGGCCAACCGCGTCGGCTTCCGAATGCTGAAGGAAGGGATGATCCGGGTGCCGCCGTCCGAGACTCTCGGCACCCTGATCGAGTTCTGCGAAGGCTGA